The following coding sequences are from one Pusillimonas sp. DMV24BSW_D window:
- a CDS encoding acyl-CoA dehydrogenase produces MSTYYPRYDEIHFALNVWSEMPGLQALPGLEGQSADIVSAVIDEAGRFASQVLAPLDTIGDREGAYIKDGRVCLPEGWGSAYNKFVEAQWNTVHFPEVIGGQGFATPVSVAVSEMFNSANISFSLGLMPFSGVVSLLAAYGTERQKRVYLPALVSGRWTATLAITEPQAGTDLGAIKTKAEKDAAGYRIKGTKCFITYGDHDMAENIVHFVLARGPENVAGVKGLSLYVVSKFEVDDEGEIGSRNDVQCISLEKKIGVRASPTATMAFGDEQGAVGELLGEENRGLAHMFLVLNRARLNIAVFGLASAENAYQAALSYAQERIQGSDRNGRPCAIIEHPDVRRMLQDMRASTDAMRAIAYYTAGVAERAQREPDELLRSMYKKRLDLLTPIAKGWVTENGFLAASTGVQVAGGAGYLEESRASQYFRDARVHTIYEGTTGVQSMDLVLRKVMRDEGESALLLLNSMLQEVLAYQHHDSVRDEVALLSDAIARLKDATEWILGQGDAQRERLEAISAHYLNFWGTVLGAWLLIKGVVASTATESDLSLANAFVDNKKSAMRYFLVHRLMPACSLKDVIVQGASSITCAKF; encoded by the coding sequence TTGAGTACTTATTATCCGCGGTATGACGAAATTCATTTTGCGTTAAATGTGTGGTCGGAAATGCCCGGCTTGCAGGCTTTGCCTGGGCTTGAAGGACAAAGTGCGGACATCGTTTCAGCTGTGATTGATGAAGCGGGGCGGTTTGCTTCGCAAGTGCTGGCACCGCTGGATACGATCGGTGATCGCGAAGGGGCGTATATAAAGGACGGTCGCGTGTGTCTACCTGAGGGTTGGGGTAGTGCGTACAACAAATTTGTTGAAGCGCAGTGGAACACCGTGCATTTTCCTGAAGTGATTGGTGGTCAGGGGTTTGCTACGCCGGTCAGTGTTGCTGTGTCCGAGATGTTCAACAGCGCCAATATTTCATTTAGCTTGGGGCTGATGCCTTTTTCTGGCGTGGTGTCGCTACTGGCAGCATACGGAACTGAACGGCAAAAGCGAGTCTATCTACCTGCGTTGGTAAGTGGGCGTTGGACAGCTACGCTTGCAATTACCGAGCCTCAGGCGGGTACCGACTTGGGTGCAATTAAGACAAAAGCCGAAAAAGATGCAGCCGGATATCGGATTAAAGGCACAAAGTGTTTTATTACGTATGGCGATCACGATATGGCCGAAAACATTGTGCATTTTGTGTTGGCGCGCGGGCCGGAGAATGTCGCGGGCGTGAAAGGCCTGTCCTTGTATGTGGTGTCGAAGTTCGAGGTGGATGATGAAGGGGAAATCGGCAGCAGGAATGATGTTCAGTGCATTTCGCTGGAGAAGAAAATAGGGGTGCGCGCCAGCCCAACAGCAACAATGGCATTCGGAGATGAGCAGGGCGCTGTTGGGGAGTTGCTTGGAGAAGAGAACCGGGGGCTGGCGCATATGTTTCTTGTGCTGAACCGCGCCCGCCTGAATATTGCTGTTTTCGGATTGGCGTCTGCCGAAAATGCCTATCAGGCAGCGTTGTCATATGCACAGGAACGTATACAGGGAAGTGATCGAAATGGCAGACCCTGTGCCATTATTGAGCACCCAGACGTGCGACGAATGTTACAAGACATGCGTGCCAGTACGGATGCCATGCGGGCAATAGCTTATTACACCGCAGGGGTTGCAGAGCGCGCGCAGCGTGAGCCGGATGAGCTGCTTCGCTCAATGTATAAAAAGAGATTGGATCTGTTAACGCCGATCGCGAAAGGGTGGGTTACCGAGAATGGTTTTCTGGCTGCGTCGACAGGTGTTCAGGTCGCCGGCGGGGCCGGGTACCTGGAGGAAAGCAGGGCTTCACAGTATTTCAGGGATGCTCGCGTACATACTATTTACGAGGGTACCACGGGTGTGCAGTCGATGGACTTGGTTTTGCGTAAGGTAATGCGCGATGAAGGGGAGAGTGCGTTACTGCTGTTGAATTCTATGCTGCAGGAAGTATTGGCGTATCAGCATCATGATTCCGTGCGCGATGAGGTTGCGTTGCTTTCAGATGCAATCGCGCGATTAAAAGATGCCACTGAATGGATTCTTGGTCAGGGTGACGCTCAAAGAGAGCGCTTGGAGGCTATTTCGGCGCATTATTTGAATTTCTGGGGAACGGTTTTGGGTGCTTGGCTCTTGATCAAAGGCGTGGTTGCGTCAACCGCAACGGAGTCTGATTTATCGTTGGCCAATGCTTTTGTAGATAACAAAAAGTCTGCAATGCGCTATTTTCTGGTGCATCGACTCATGCCGGCGTGTTCTCTAAAAGACGTGATAGTTCAAGGTGCCTCTTCCATTACATGCGCCAAATTTTAG
- a CDS encoding polyprenyl synthetase family protein, producing the protein MNISELLSPINEDMKAVDAVIRERLNSDVVLIRTVGDYIIQAGGKRMRPAMLLMVARALGYEGAMHHLLAAVVEFIHTSTLLHDDVVDESDLRRGRSTANAVFGNAASVLVGDYLYSRSFEMMVEADSMRVMQVFSKATTIIAEGEVLQLLNVHDPDVSLERYLQVVRYKTAKLFEAAAQVGAIVAHASPEQEAAAAAYGRHIGTAFQLIDDVLDYEGDAAALGKNVGDDLREGKPTLPLIRAMEVGSAQQRALIQEAIRTGDGDFAAVAHAIQETDALQYTRETAVEEAELARQQLGLFPASAAQESLLKFCSFAVDRDR; encoded by the coding sequence TTGAATATCTCCGAGTTGCTCAGCCCCATTAACGAAGACATGAAAGCCGTCGATGCGGTTATTCGGGAACGCCTGAACTCCGATGTCGTACTTATTCGTACCGTTGGTGATTACATTATTCAGGCCGGTGGCAAGCGTATGCGGCCGGCCATGCTGCTGATGGTGGCGCGGGCGCTGGGATACGAAGGGGCCATGCATCATTTGCTGGCGGCGGTGGTTGAGTTCATTCATACATCCACTTTGTTGCACGACGATGTTGTCGACGAATCCGACTTGCGGCGCGGCCGTAGCACCGCTAATGCGGTATTCGGTAATGCGGCCAGTGTACTGGTGGGCGATTACCTGTATTCGCGTTCTTTTGAAATGATGGTGGAGGCCGACTCCATGCGGGTGATGCAGGTTTTTTCCAAAGCCACCACCATTATTGCCGAGGGCGAGGTGTTGCAGTTGTTGAATGTGCACGACCCCGACGTGTCGCTGGAGCGTTACTTGCAGGTGGTGCGTTATAAAACAGCCAAGTTGTTTGAAGCCGCAGCACAGGTGGGTGCGATTGTGGCGCATGCCTCACCCGAACAAGAAGCGGCTGCGGCGGCCTATGGCCGGCATATCGGTACGGCCTTCCAGTTAATCGACGACGTGCTTGATTACGAAGGTGACGCCGCCGCATTGGGTAAAAATGTGGGCGATGATTTACGTGAAGGCAAGCCTACATTGCCGTTGATTCGTGCCATGGAGGTAGGGTCGGCGCAGCAGCGGGCGCTTATTCAGGAAGCCATTCGTACCGGCGACGGCGATTTCGCGGCTGTGGCGCATGCTATTCAGGAAACCGATGCCTTGCAGTACACACGTGAAACGGCCGTGGAAGAAGCCGAGCTGGCGCGCCAGCAGCTTGGTTTGTTTCCTGCTTCTGCGGCGCAGGAATCTTTGCTAAAATTCTGCTCGTTTGCTGTTGATCGCGACCGCTGA
- a CDS encoding dihydrodipicolinate synthase family protein has translation MSRLKIGRHFAALVVPFTDSGEIDEPAFRKVCRFMLDVDGIDGLVVNANAGEVDALTDSERMLVLKLAIEEAHPRKKTVVAGIVPVPYTNAVAARSAQEAEQAGADGILLLGSIAFGRGVDAVPEVAKQYTSDVASSIRIPVIYFMAGPLSGINYTPEVVKAICEVDNVVAIKDTMWTPQGFENNYKSLKKLGRDTTVLSGNDNCLFQNFATGCDGTLLVLHMVMAKKVIEMYDLVQRNDLNAAREIHDSHDALVRLLFARPMLKMVSRVKYALHQMGVMDNYLTRDPMPAPTEAERKAISAELRALGYIK, from the coding sequence ATGTCGCGTCTGAAAATTGGACGGCATTTCGCCGCACTTGTTGTGCCTTTTACTGATTCCGGCGAGATAGACGAGCCGGCTTTTCGCAAAGTCTGTCGTTTTATGCTCGATGTGGATGGTATTGATGGTTTAGTTGTGAATGCCAACGCAGGTGAAGTTGATGCGTTAACAGACAGCGAGCGCATGTTGGTGCTGAAGTTGGCTATTGAAGAGGCTCATCCGCGAAAGAAAACGGTCGTGGCGGGTATTGTTCCTGTGCCGTACACCAACGCGGTAGCCGCGCGGTCGGCACAAGAGGCAGAGCAGGCGGGGGCTGACGGTATTTTGCTGTTGGGGTCAATTGCTTTCGGTCGTGGCGTCGACGCAGTGCCCGAGGTGGCGAAACAGTACACGTCAGATGTTGCCTCTTCAATCCGTATTCCAGTGATCTATTTTATGGCTGGGCCGCTGTCGGGCATCAACTACACGCCGGAAGTTGTAAAAGCCATTTGCGAAGTTGATAACGTTGTGGCAATTAAAGACACCATGTGGACGCCGCAGGGATTCGAAAATAACTATAAATCGTTGAAGAAACTGGGGCGCGACACGACGGTGTTGAGTGGCAACGATAATTGCCTTTTCCAGAATTTTGCAACGGGTTGCGATGGAACATTGCTTGTGCTGCACATGGTTATGGCGAAGAAAGTCATAGAAATGTACGACCTGGTTCAACGCAATGATTTGAATGCGGCTCGCGAGATTCATGATAGTCATGACGCACTGGTACGACTTCTGTTTGCACGGCCAATGTTGAAAATGGTTAGCCGAGTGAAGTACGCACTTCATCAGATGGGAGTGATGGATAACTATCTGACACGAGATCCCATGCCGGCCCCTACCGAAGCAGAACGTAAAGCGATCAGCGCGGAACTGCGTGCCCTTGGCTATATCAAGTAA
- a CDS encoding Nudix family hydrolase yields MSKPFIDVAAGLILKPDGALLLGQRPADKPWPGWWELPGGKIEAGETVLQALARELKEELDIEVTHATPWVTYVHEYPKNIVRLAFCKVTGWNGNPTGLEGQNLAWVDPQAPIAVGPLLPATEPPLRWLKLPSQYLITGIQHPENLEPYLAKLKKAINRGVRLVQFREPEWAASGHAGSLHQAFENVLAVCRAAGAQCLLNSVHPQAWWAQADGVHLRAQDMHSFKRDVFPEQYLCGVSVHNQAELEQTKQLDADFVVLGHVCPTPSHPLESAMGWAQFAELAGQAGRPVFAIGGQSDQTMAIAQEHGAHGIAAIRGLLPE; encoded by the coding sequence ATGTCTAAACCTTTTATTGATGTCGCCGCCGGCCTGATTTTGAAACCCGATGGCGCCCTATTGCTGGGCCAACGGCCCGCCGACAAACCGTGGCCGGGCTGGTGGGAACTGCCGGGGGGGAAAATCGAGGCCGGGGAAACCGTTCTGCAGGCCCTGGCGCGAGAGTTAAAGGAAGAACTGGACATTGAAGTGACCCACGCGACACCGTGGGTGACGTATGTCCATGAGTACCCAAAAAACATCGTGCGCCTGGCGTTTTGCAAGGTAACCGGTTGGAATGGAAACCCTACCGGCCTGGAAGGGCAAAACCTGGCCTGGGTCGATCCGCAGGCACCCATAGCGGTTGGGCCGTTATTGCCGGCCACCGAACCCCCACTGCGTTGGCTGAAACTGCCTTCCCAATACCTCATCACAGGTATTCAACATCCTGAAAACCTCGAACCCTATTTGGCAAAACTCAAAAAAGCTATTAATCGCGGCGTCCGCCTGGTTCAGTTTCGTGAACCCGAATGGGCGGCATCCGGGCACGCCGGCTCCCTGCATCAGGCTTTTGAAAATGTTCTGGCTGTTTGCCGGGCGGCGGGGGCGCAATGCTTGCTAAACAGTGTTCACCCTCAGGCATGGTGGGCACAAGCCGACGGCGTTCATCTTCGGGCGCAAGACATGCACAGTTTCAAAAGGGATGTATTTCCCGAACAGTATCTATGCGGGGTTTCCGTTCACAACCAGGCCGAACTGGAACAGACAAAGCAGCTTGATGCCGACTTTGTTGTCTTGGGTCATGTATGCCCCACCCCCTCTCACCCCCTGGAAAGCGCCATGGGCTGGGCACAATTTGCCGAACTGGCAGGCCAAGCGGGGCGTCCGGTTTTTGCCATTGGCGGGCAGTCTGACCAAACCATGGCAATAGCGCAAGAACACGGAGCCCACGGCATTGCCGCTATTCGCGGACTTCTGCCGGAGTAG
- a CDS encoding ATP-binding protein, with translation MPENTANNVDLASLMQRANRVLAQLEAWLPPAPPEVDWSAHAYRWRKRGSRGWLDAVHNISKIKTNDLQHIERQKGVIDRNTRFFLAGKPANNVLMTGARGTGKSSLVKAMLALYANQGLRLIEVDKSDLSDLSDIVEQVRARPEKFIIFCDDLSFEEGEAGYKALKSVLDGSINDSGDNVLIYATSNRRHLMPEYMSENLEAKHQPDGEIHPGETVEEKISLSERFGIWLSFYPFKQDDYLDIVHHWLHELGCPASDIEACRLEALQWALERGSRSGRVAHQFAKDWAARHV, from the coding sequence ATGCCGGAAAACACTGCAAACAATGTCGACCTGGCCTCGCTCATGCAGCGGGCCAACCGTGTTCTTGCGCAACTGGAGGCCTGGCTGCCACCGGCGCCCCCCGAGGTCGATTGGTCGGCCCATGCCTATCGCTGGCGCAAACGCGGCAGCCGCGGCTGGCTCGATGCCGTGCACAATATCTCGAAAATAAAAACCAACGATCTCCAGCATATTGAGCGTCAGAAAGGCGTTATCGACCGCAACACCCGCTTCTTTTTAGCCGGCAAACCCGCGAACAATGTGCTCATGACCGGCGCACGAGGCACTGGAAAAAGTTCTTTGGTCAAAGCCATGCTTGCCCTTTATGCCAACCAGGGACTCAGACTTATTGAGGTCGATAAGTCCGACCTGTCCGACCTGAGCGACATTGTGGAACAGGTTCGCGCGCGTCCGGAAAAATTCATTATTTTCTGCGACGACCTGTCTTTTGAAGAGGGCGAAGCCGGCTACAAGGCACTGAAATCAGTGCTTGATGGCTCAATTAACGACTCAGGCGACAACGTTTTAATTTACGCCACCTCAAACCGGCGCCACCTGATGCCTGAATACATGAGCGAAAACCTTGAAGCCAAGCACCAGCCGGATGGAGAAATTCATCCCGGCGAAACCGTTGAAGAGAAAATTTCCTTATCTGAGCGCTTCGGTATTTGGCTGTCGTTTTATCCATTCAAGCAAGATGATTACCTGGACATCGTGCATCATTGGTTGCACGAGCTCGGCTGCCCGGCGTCCGACATCGAGGCATGCCGCCTGGAGGCCCTGCAGTGGGCACTGGAAAGGGGGTCGCGCTCGGGCCGTGTGGCCCATCAATTCGCCAAAGATTGGGCAGCCCGTCATGTCTAA
- a CDS encoding AMP-binding protein has product MERTISQAGIVEPVPTVLEMLQDSAIRFPENEAVVFENVRLTYRQLVAEIADLASRLSKLGAKGQRVAIVMPNGLDIVVAIYAVYAAGAQAVPLNPDYTEREISEILQDADVLVTLCGRAQYDRVGQQLDTLSKNHAIVLALSPSGSVETEQPLCEFTLPSPADLAKLQYTGGTTGRSKGVMLTHENVAVNVLQREALIPMRQGVERILCVTPLYHAYATAMALYPALSSGGALVIQSRFKPEQVFDALEREHITLFAGAPAIYYALVSHPLFEKCNLSSLSASFSGSAPLSLEVLERWQSVSGAPILEGYGLTESSPILTFNPRYGIRKPGSVGLAALNTMLEIVDPVETDKVLGCNQVGEIRARGPQLMAGYRNLPKETAAMIRDGWLYTGDLGELDEEGYLFIRGRKKEMVIVGGFNVYPREIEEQLFMMAGVQDCAVVGVKDAYLGEVLHAFIVVRPGSALTKTDVFERCEQNLVRYKVPKHVHFVETLPRTAVGKLDRARLSVMGEEHI; this is encoded by the coding sequence GTGGAGCGAACCATCAGTCAGGCGGGAATCGTTGAGCCGGTACCTACGGTTCTTGAAATGTTGCAGGACTCTGCTATTCGGTTTCCTGAGAACGAAGCGGTTGTCTTTGAGAATGTCCGGTTGACGTATCGGCAATTGGTCGCCGAAATAGCCGATCTAGCGAGTCGCTTGAGCAAACTAGGGGCGAAAGGGCAACGAGTCGCCATTGTCATGCCCAATGGGTTGGACATCGTTGTTGCGATTTACGCGGTATATGCTGCCGGCGCCCAAGCGGTGCCGTTGAACCCAGATTACACCGAGCGGGAAATCAGCGAGATTCTGCAAGATGCTGACGTTTTAGTAACGCTTTGCGGACGCGCGCAATACGATAGGGTCGGTCAACAACTGGATACCTTGTCGAAAAATCACGCAATTGTGTTGGCATTGTCTCCTTCTGGATCAGTCGAAACAGAACAACCGTTATGTGAATTTACGTTACCGAGTCCGGCCGACTTGGCTAAGCTGCAATATACCGGTGGAACGACTGGTCGTTCGAAAGGTGTCATGCTGACCCATGAAAACGTTGCCGTTAATGTATTGCAACGCGAAGCGTTGATTCCAATGCGCCAGGGTGTAGAGCGAATTTTGTGTGTAACGCCGCTATATCACGCGTATGCCACTGCAATGGCTTTATATCCGGCTTTGAGTTCGGGCGGGGCGCTGGTTATACAGTCGCGCTTCAAGCCCGAGCAGGTCTTTGATGCTTTAGAGCGCGAGCACATCACGTTGTTCGCCGGCGCCCCGGCTATTTATTACGCGTTGGTCAGTCACCCATTATTCGAAAAATGCAATTTGTCGTCTTTATCGGCCAGTTTCTCGGGTTCGGCGCCGTTATCTTTAGAGGTTTTGGAGCGCTGGCAAAGTGTATCGGGTGCGCCCATTCTGGAAGGGTATGGTTTAACAGAGTCCTCTCCTATCCTTACTTTTAATCCGCGATATGGCATACGAAAGCCAGGCTCTGTGGGGTTGGCTGCATTGAATACGATGCTTGAAATCGTTGACCCTGTCGAGACCGACAAAGTATTGGGATGCAACCAGGTTGGCGAGATCAGAGCACGCGGCCCACAACTCATGGCGGGTTATCGCAACCTACCAAAAGAGACCGCGGCAATGATTCGCGACGGATGGCTTTACACCGGCGACCTTGGGGAGTTGGATGAAGAAGGCTACTTGTTCATTCGTGGCCGCAAAAAAGAGATGGTGATCGTCGGTGGTTTTAATGTGTATCCGCGAGAGATAGAAGAACAGCTATTTATGATGGCAGGAGTTCAGGACTGCGCGGTCGTGGGAGTTAAGGACGCGTATTTGGGAGAGGTCTTGCATGCCTTCATCGTGGTCAGGCCCGGCTCAGCGTTAACCAAAACTGACGTTTTCGAGCGTTGTGAGCAGAACCTGGTGCGTTACAAAGTCCCCAAGCACGTGCATTTTGTTGAGACTTTGCCTCGTACCGCTGTAGGAAAGCTGGACAGGGCTCGTTTGTCGGTAATGGGCGAAGAGCATATTTGA
- a CDS encoding TonB-dependent receptor, producing the protein MPHRPFTRSLLLRHLAAAGLLVSAGGALAQSTQPATLQTITVEGSQLSDGVMPPFAGGQVATGGSLGLLGTSNVMDSPFSTVNYTSQLVDDIQARTLADVITLDPSVRTTTSTGGFGEDFLIRGFSVGTGDVGLNGLYGLLSANRIPLEMVERVELLKGPGTLMRGIPPNGSIGGSVNVITKRADDEPLTRVSAAYTSKANVGTHVDIGRRFGKNNAWGVRFNGVLRGGEASIRGGKQNLGLGALALDYRGERLRWTLDAIYQDEKIDDFRAQIGFRPGIAEIPAAPDGDITFYPGTTLTQLDKTVASRLEYDLTDNLTAHVAMGYRDNVVKQMFPISVNPNTLARQGVDADGNFGVMNSYYDSYSKTFSADAGLQARFNTGGVGHVVALSATRMDQEAGNAYSPGTAAVSSNIYNPSPLPAAPSVRNNMERASETTLSSIAIADTLSFAQDSVLLTVGARRQTVEVDGYSTATGARTSTYKASAISPVAGIVVKPLNNVSIYGNFTEGLTRGTIVSANYANAGEVLDPYKSKQYEAGVKVDWGKVTTTVAVYQLGRPAGQADDANVYGYFGEQRNRGLELTAYGELQPGLRFMAGAAFTQAKLMNTPGGVNEGNTAAGVPRRTFNLALDWDTPWVNGLSLNGSVAYTSSSYIDSTNTLSLPAVTTFGLGARYRTEVAGKPVVLRANIDNLTDKEYWLASGSFATNAAGRTVMLSATVDF; encoded by the coding sequence ATGCCTCATCGCCCTTTTACCCGTTCGCTCTTATTACGCCATTTGGCGGCTGCCGGCCTTTTGGTTTCCGCCGGCGGCGCTCTGGCGCAGAGCACGCAACCTGCTACTCTTCAGACCATTACGGTTGAGGGTAGTCAACTGTCCGACGGAGTAATGCCGCCTTTTGCCGGTGGGCAGGTGGCAACGGGCGGTAGTTTGGGCTTGCTCGGAACCAGTAACGTCATGGACTCTCCGTTCAGTACGGTGAACTACACCTCGCAACTGGTAGACGACATACAGGCCCGAACCCTGGCGGATGTCATCACGCTTGACCCTTCGGTGCGCACGACAACGTCTACTGGTGGTTTCGGAGAAGATTTCCTTATTCGTGGCTTTAGCGTTGGCACCGGAGATGTCGGGTTGAATGGCCTGTACGGATTGTTGTCGGCTAATCGGATTCCACTTGAAATGGTTGAGCGTGTCGAGTTGCTTAAAGGGCCGGGCACACTTATGCGAGGTATTCCGCCCAATGGAAGTATCGGTGGTAGTGTCAACGTCATTACCAAACGGGCTGACGACGAGCCCCTCACGCGTGTTAGTGCCGCGTATACCAGCAAAGCCAACGTGGGGACGCATGTCGACATAGGGCGGCGCTTTGGGAAGAACAATGCCTGGGGAGTCCGCTTTAATGGCGTATTGCGTGGCGGCGAAGCCTCTATTCGTGGCGGCAAACAAAATCTGGGTCTGGGTGCTCTGGCCCTGGATTACAGGGGAGAGCGTTTGCGATGGACGCTGGATGCCATATATCAAGACGAAAAGATAGATGATTTTCGTGCCCAGATCGGTTTCCGGCCGGGCATTGCCGAGATTCCGGCAGCACCGGATGGAGACATTACTTTTTACCCGGGCACAACGCTTACCCAACTCGACAAGACAGTCGCTTCGCGACTGGAGTACGACCTGACCGACAATCTAACAGCGCACGTTGCGATGGGTTACCGAGACAACGTCGTAAAACAAATGTTCCCGATTTCGGTGAATCCCAACACGCTTGCACGACAGGGTGTGGACGCCGACGGTAATTTCGGCGTCATGAACTCTTATTATGATTCCTATTCCAAAACCTTCAGTGCCGACGCGGGTTTGCAAGCCAGGTTTAATACGGGCGGTGTGGGTCATGTCGTGGCGTTGAGCGCAACCCGTATGGATCAGGAAGCGGGCAATGCCTATTCACCCGGCACGGCTGCCGTGTCGTCAAATATTTATAACCCATCGCCGCTTCCTGCAGCGCCATCCGTACGAAACAATATGGAACGCGCTTCGGAAACGACACTCAGCAGTATTGCGATAGCCGATACGCTGTCTTTTGCCCAGGATAGTGTGCTACTTACCGTAGGTGCACGCAGGCAGACGGTTGAGGTTGATGGTTACAGCACCGCTACCGGCGCCAGAACGAGCACGTATAAGGCCAGTGCAATTTCTCCGGTTGCAGGCATCGTAGTAAAACCGCTAAATAACGTATCAATTTACGGTAACTTCACGGAAGGGCTTACCAGGGGCACCATTGTGAGTGCCAATTATGCGAATGCCGGGGAAGTGCTTGATCCTTACAAGTCGAAGCAATACGAGGCCGGTGTTAAAGTGGATTGGGGCAAGGTAACCACTACTGTGGCGGTGTATCAGTTGGGGCGGCCCGCGGGTCAGGCCGACGATGCCAACGTATATGGTTATTTTGGCGAGCAACGCAACCGCGGTCTTGAACTCACGGCATACGGGGAACTGCAGCCCGGTTTGCGGTTTATGGCGGGCGCGGCCTTTACACAAGCTAAACTGATGAACACCCCGGGCGGTGTCAATGAAGGTAATACGGCGGCGGGCGTGCCTCGACGCACTTTTAATCTTGCCTTGGATTGGGATACGCCTTGGGTGAACGGTTTGAGCCTCAACGGTAGTGTGGCTTACACGTCCTCTTCATATATTGATTCAACCAATACACTAAGCCTGCCGGCGGTTACAACTTTTGGTCTTGGTGCACGCTACCGTACCGAAGTCGCAGGAAAACCCGTTGTCTTGCGCGCTAATATTGATAACCTGACAGACAAAGAATATTGGTTGGCCAGCGGAAGTTTTGCAACAAATGCAGCCGGGCGTACGGTGATGTTGTCTGCCACAGTCGACTTCTAA
- a CDS encoding PepSY-associated TM helix domain-containing protein: MLSAKALRSWSFVHKWTSLISTIFILMLCITGLPLIFEHEIDHWLTDATPHTTAASGLPMANLDEVVAAAKSQAPDKAIMFLGDITDDGFWYVNLADTVAGEGGRTSVTVDYYTAKILDPEARQSGFMSVMLQLHTDMFAGLPGKLFLGFMGLLLLVAIVSGVVLYAPFMRRLRFGEVRRNRTTRLKWLDLHNLLGIITIVWVGTVGATGMINTWADLIISAWRADQMAEMIAPYEGSPAVTNPGSLEQAVRAAQKIEPNMQLGFVAFPGSGLSSPHHYAVFMRGTEPLTSRLLKPVLVDAQTLQVTDNRPLPWYMTALLLSEPLHFGDYGGMPMKILWAVLDIITIILLGSGLYLWLARGRKAPAQEYPAPEQEHAKRIAKIRDNKSAGFITIRQMWQAPTFIAIVTAVGLIAALVGDGWLDVLSWLTLAVPVAVMMRKWGKQ, encoded by the coding sequence ATGTTATCGGCGAAGGCGTTGCGTAGTTGGTCTTTCGTGCATAAATGGACCAGCCTGATCTCCACGATTTTTATCTTGATGCTTTGCATCACCGGCTTGCCACTGATCTTTGAGCATGAGATTGATCATTGGCTTACCGACGCGACGCCACACACAACGGCAGCCAGCGGCCTGCCCATGGCAAATCTGGATGAAGTCGTTGCCGCGGCGAAATCACAAGCTCCGGATAAAGCCATCATGTTCCTTGGCGATATCACTGACGACGGCTTCTGGTATGTCAACCTTGCTGACACGGTCGCAGGCGAAGGTGGCCGCACATCGGTCACGGTGGACTACTACACCGCCAAAATACTCGATCCGGAAGCGCGGCAAAGCGGCTTCATGTCCGTCATGCTGCAACTACACACCGATATGTTCGCCGGGTTACCCGGAAAACTGTTCCTGGGCTTTATGGGCTTATTGTTGCTTGTGGCAATCGTATCGGGTGTGGTACTGTACGCCCCTTTCATGCGACGTCTGCGCTTTGGCGAGGTACGTCGCAATCGCACTACCCGTCTTAAATGGTTGGACCTGCATAACTTATTGGGCATTATCACCATCGTCTGGGTAGGTACCGTCGGCGCCACCGGTATGATCAACACTTGGGCGGATTTGATCATTAGTGCGTGGCGAGCCGATCAAATGGCTGAAATGATTGCGCCCTATGAAGGTAGCCCAGCCGTCACGAATCCCGGCTCGTTGGAACAAGCCGTTCGTGCCGCCCAAAAAATCGAGCCGAACATGCAACTGGGTTTCGTTGCCTTTCCCGGATCAGGGTTGTCGAGCCCGCACCACTACGCAGTATTCATGCGTGGCACCGAACCGCTTACATCACGCCTGCTTAAACCAGTATTGGTTGATGCGCAAACGCTGCAGGTTACCGACAACCGCCCTCTACCCTGGTACATGACAGCACTGCTTCTTTCAGAGCCACTACATTTTGGTGACTATGGCGGCATGCCAATGAAAATACTATGGGCGGTGCTCGACATAATCACCATTATTCTGCTGGGAAGCGGGCTTTACCTTTGGCTCGCCCGGGGCCGGAAAGCCCCTGCCCAAGAATATCCCGCGCCCGAACAGGAGCACGCAAAACGCATTGCCAAAATCCGGGATAACAAGAGTGCGGGCTTCATTACGATACGACAAATGTGGCAGGCGCCAACCTTTATCGCAATTGTGACTGCGGTCGGACTGATAGCCGCGCTGGTGGGAGACGGCTGGCTGGATGTTTTATCTTGGCTGACACTTGCCGTGCCAGTCGCCGTCATGATGCGCAAATGGGGAAAACAATAA